In the Brettanomyces nanus chromosome 1, complete sequence genome, TTCGGTTTTTCTCCTATGCCCTTAAGTACCGGATGTATGAGAACTCTATATTCATATTGACCCAGTATCCGTTTCTTCCGGAGATCAACGATCGAATTTCTGATTTAATCAATGAGTTTATGGAATTCCTTTTGGATCCGTACTACATGAAACTAACCAAATCTGTGAAAAATACTCGGTTGTTAGGACATACGGATTGTGACCCTCTGATTACTGATACGGCATCTCTTTTCAGAGTCTGCAATGAGTTGGTTAAATTTAATGGCATCAAAATTGCTCGAAGCCCAATTCTACtgatgaaattgaccaGAATTATGTCACAGAGTCTAGCCAATCATGAAGATAAAGACCTATGGCTTCAGTTCTACCGTCGTTTTATATTTCCAGCTCTAAATTTCGTGAACAATATGGCTAGTGTTAACGAGATATTTTCTGCTGTCAAAGGATATTTCCCCATTCAAGCACGATACAACTTGTATGGAGAATACCAAGTTGTGACGGCCAAGAACAATCCCATATTAAAACTGAATTACGGACGAACCACTAAGAGAATGAAAGATCTTCTGAAACGGCTATCAACTGAAAATTTAAGCACTTCCATGAGAAAATTCACCAAGATTGTTTATTCTAATCCATTGGCTGCTACTGATGCATTTGTAAGTCACATTGAGAGTTACAATAGCTTGACTGATTTGGTGGTGGACTCATCACGTATGCTTAATGACTATTCGTGGGAAGTCCTTACATATCAGATATTGAACAAGCTTACAGGAAGCAGAACAGCCGTACAAGAAGATGGTCTTAACTACAGTTCGTGGTTTCTGAACTTGTCGGAGTTTATAGGAAGATTGGCCCAGAAGTACCCTGAAAGTTTTCAATTGGAGCCTATTCTTACCTTAATCGTCAAGAGTATGAATGGCGGTTTTACAGAAACCGCACttattttcaaagagattgtgCAGTCGATGACAGGTATTAAACAgatcaacaacttgaatTCACGGCAGATCTTGATGCTTAATAGTGAAGAGAGCATTAAGAAGTTGGCATATGATGTGATTGAAGATCGAAGATTCAAACAACATACCACAGGAAAGATGCTAATCAACTTGTTGGTGTCTTCGGATTTCTTAAATGAAATGTTTATTCTTTTGTGCAACTTGCCCACAAAGATCATAGAGGAGTCGCATGCTCCACTCAAGATCTTGAACAGAAAGTGTGACGAAATTTATTCCTTAGTTCAGACTTTCATTGCCGCCATTGACGAGAACATAAATTCCAAAGTGTTTACTCATTATATGCTTTCTATGGAGGTTCTTATTGGGGATTATCATGTGGAGCCAGCATGGGCTTTCCGGATTTGGAGGAGGCATTGGAGTAGGGCAATCAAGCTTCAACAGATATGCGGAGACGAAGTTGTTGTTATGAGTGAATTCAACAGGAGTCTCCCCAAGCTTCTACCACATATTAAATGGGACATGATATCTCCCCAATTTTACTCGACTTTCTGGCAATTGTCTCTTTATGAGATTGATTTCCCTCGTATCTCGTATTCCAATCAACTGGCTGATGTCAAGACCAGAATTGCTGCTGATAGGAGAAAACTTAGTAATAAGAGGGAGTTGaataaaaaggaagaaaagaggctCAACGACGAAGTACAGTTGCTTCAAGAGGTTATCGGTCAGGTCGACGATGATGCATCTAAGCATGAGAGGAACTTTgagttggtgaagaagagattgacAGGAGAGAAGGATTTGTGGTTTACAGATATTGACGAGAGCAATGCAGAAGAACGGATTAAACAGATTCTTGAATATTGCATTCTTCCAAGGATGATCCATTCCTCTTTTGATGCGTCATTTGTGGCTGAATTTATATTCACTATTCACAGAATGTGCACAAGGGGATACTCTTTGATGTCATTGTTGGACAAGTTATTTACTGGAGGATTTTTGGGAACCATGTTGTTCACAAGCACTTCTACTGAAACTGAAAACATTGCAATTTtttatgaagaagttctttCCAAGGTGAATGAATATAGGAAGAGTAAGGAAAAATATGAGAGTTTACATGTTAAGAATGAAAACGAAATGgatgttgatgaggataaaAACGggtttgaagaatttagAAAGACGCTATTTAAATGGCATTCTAAACTATTGGAAGATTTGATTAGCACTCTTGACTCTAATCATTACACTGCACGGAACAACGGAATTATTTTCGCCAAAGGATTACTATCGAGCTTCCCAGTTATTGAGGAGCAGGGAGAAATCcttaaggagaagatgtcGTTGATTGCTATGACTGAGACTAGAGAGGATATTAAACTATCGTGTAACGCATTATATGGATTGGTTGTATCGAAACAACACCAGATGATACCTTCATGGGAGTTTTATGCTATGGATGAAACGATGAAACAGGatctgatgaagaag is a window encoding:
- a CDS encoding uncharacterized protein (BUSCO:EOG09340535), whose translation is MSVESHAMVPFNWNYLTEDSIKDMASTQQELVDKIGKDKSLLDDVFYEIVLSLTERAEEISSDTLVELTDAILAGFVNVGEKIEASIEFLLIFQAINPSEKLIPFIEAVNISSELKNEYLDPSVLRHSLFPDYNRLYYLDARISNYGLEVYSSLGESSEGYSKFIAEAASFFHEYGDVDGLPLLTKNLDVLIGHFKLDMNRCFLLLLSIMGTSVTEKLALVDSAIDRISFWHADETNTAIQSTLVSYLSDATKITPGEMAVIALLVKKNIIDFDIIFNSLSPRDFTLDANYVLITKDNSVLKILHKKFNEELQEEALKSTASALAMAAPLIKDEDDDGERRISSHRVVSETAVTKASLSYTPSKSSVKEDLEQMPKIRFFSYALKYRMYENSIFILTQYPFLPEINDRISDLINEFMEFLLDPYYMKLTKSVKNTRLLGHTDCDPLITDTASLFRVCNELVKFNGIKIARSPILLMKLTRIMSQSLANHEDKDLWLQFYRRFIFPALNFVNNMASVNEIFSAVKGYFPIQARYNLYGEYQVVTAKNNPILKLNYGRTTKRMKDLLKRLSTENLSTSMRKFTKIVYSNPLAATDAFVSHIESYNSLTDLVVDSSRMLNDYSWEVLTYQILNKLTGSRTAVQEDGLNYSSWFLNLSEFIGRLAQKYPESFQLEPILTLIVKSMNGGFTETALIFKEIVQSMTGIKQINNLNSRQILMLNSEESIKKLAYDVIEDRRFKQHTTGKMLINLLVSSDFLNEMFILLCNLPTKIIEESHAPLKILNRKCDEIYSLVQTFIAAIDENINSKVFTHYMLSMEVLIGDYHVEPAWAFRIWRRHWSRAIKLQQICGDEVVVMSEFNRSLPKLLPHIKWDMISPQFYSTFWQLSLYEIDFPRISYSNQLADVKTRIAADRRKLSNKRELNKKEEKRLNDEVQLLQEVIGQVDDDASKHERNFELVKKRLTGEKDLWFTDIDESNAEERIKQILEYCILPRMIHSSFDASFVAEFIFTIHRMCTRGYSLMSLLDKLFTGGFLGTMLFTSTSTETENIAIFYEEVLSKVNEYRKSKEKYESLHVKNENEMDVDEDKNGFEEFRKTLFKWHSKLLEDLISTLDSNHYTARNNGIIFAKGLLSSFPVIEEQGEILKEKMSLIAMTETREDIKLSCNALYGLVVSKQHQMIPSWEFYAMDETMKQDLMKKKHERLEAEKQKHEEENKTRREKERKEEEELRAKRAIEAKESIERAKKDAEKSLVKPYGLVGLAPRKTETKAVSAVSARASTPSGPSSRSSTPHLLVPKSATPPKGPTPVSATDEATAADVPIAASITKAKPSSSVITPSKTAANPGSISHEPPRGPSMKATDNSRELLRSRIEEEKRINRMRSAKMIPREPRGTRSNRMQKSPLPPPSIPPVKRDEQAPLPPPPMPPPLSMQPLGPRESRERDRQYRDRHDHHDRRDYHDHRDYRDQSSRKRASTDDDIDDRTKRARYSRR